The following are from one region of the Saccharomyces kudriavzevii IFO 1802 strain IFO1802 genome assembly, chromosome: 12 genome:
- the MSL5 gene encoding mRNA splicing protein MSL5 (similar to Saccharomyces cerevisiae MSL5 (YLR116W); ancestral locus Anc_8.309): protein MTEEKFEVPPDVNLSLWRKNAVESDVHRFNSLPSKISGALTREQIYSYQVMFRIQEITIKLRTNDFTPPSRKNRSPSPPPVYDAQGKRTNTREERYRKKLEDERIKLVEIAVKAIPYFVPPDDYRRPTKFQDKYYIPVDQYPDVNFVGLLLGPRGRTLRKLQEDSNCKIAIRGRGSVKEGKNASDLPPGAMNFEDPLHCLIIADSEDKIQKGIKVCQNIVIKAVTSPEGQNDLKRGQLRELAELNGTLREDNRPCPICGLKDHKRYDCPNRKVPNIQGIVCKICGQTGHFSRDCISSSQRMSRFDRNASVSNSAPIQSNNVNYNNSTYPVQAPKRSRFDNSVDATQRFQPSSRYVPTPSPPASDVPRQAQKVTPTPPPGLTQSNFSTGVPGMAPPALQNPPDSVQTKFALPPPPGMSTVQSPIIPPPGLNGPPGFSNTTNNDLNKTKPPGLQGPPGL from the coding sequence AtgacagaagaaaaatttgaggTTCCCCCAGACGTCAACTTATCGTTatggagaaaaaatgcagTGGAAAGTGATGTGCATCGATTCAATTCTCTTCCATCAAAAATTAGTGGAGCTCTCACTAGAGAACAGATTTATTCATACCAGGTCATGTTCAGAATTCAGGAAATTACCATCAAGCTCCGTACGAATGATTTTACTCCTCCctcaagaaaaaacagatCGCCTTCTCCTCCGCCAGTTTATGATGCCCAGGGCAAGAGAACGAATACTCGTGAAGAGAGATATAGAAAGAAATTAGAGGATGAACGTATTAAGTTAGTTGAAATCGCAGTAAAGGCTATCCCTTACTTCGTCCCTCCAGATGATTACAGAAGGCCAACAAAATTTCAGGATAAGTATTATATCCCCGTAGATCAATATCCAGATGTTAATTTTGTTGGCTTGTTGTTAGGCCCTCGTGGGCGTACTTTGAGGAAATTACAGGAGGATTCTAACTGTAAAATCGCAATTAGAGGTAGAGGTTCGGTTAAAGAAGGTAAAAACGCAAGTGACCTACCTCCAGGTGCTATGAATTTCGAGGATCCATTGCACTGTTTGATTATCGCAGACTCAGAAGATAAGATTCAAAAAGGCATAAAGGTATGCCAAAACATTGTTATAAAAGCAGTGACATCTCCCGAAGGTcaaaatgatttgaaacGAGGTCAACTGAGAGAATTAGCAGAACTTAATGGTACTTTGAGAGAAGATAACAGGCCTTGTCCAATTTGTGGCTTGAAAGATCATAAAAGGTATGATTGCCCAAATAGAAAAGTCCCAAATATACAAGGCATCGTATGCAAAATATGTGGACAAACAGGACATTTCAGTAGAGATTGCATATCATCATCTCAAAGAATGAGCCGTTTTGACAGAAACGCTTCGGTCAGTAATAGCGCGCCAATACAGAGCAACAACGTCAACTATAATAATAGTACCTACCCAGTTCAAGCGCCAAAAAGATCTCGTTTTGATAATTCGGTAGATGCCACTCAAAGATTTCAACCTTCATCACGTTATGTACCAACACCGTCGCCACCTGCGTCAGACGTTCCAAGGCAAGCGCAAAAAGTGACGCCTACGCCGCCTCCTGGTCTAACTCAAAGTAATTTCAGCACCGGTGTTCCAGGAATGGCTCCTCCAGCACTGCAAAACCCGCCAGATTCGGTGCAAACCAAGTTTGCCCTACCCCCTCCCCCTGGTATGAGCACAGTACAATCTCCAATCATACCTCCTCCTGGACTAAACGGTCCACCAGGATTTTCTAATACTACGAACAATGACCTTAACAAAACGAAACCTCCAGGACTTCAAGGCCCCCCAGGACTATAA
- the AVL9 gene encoding Avl9p (similar to Saccharomyces cerevisiae AVL9 (YLR114C); ancestral locus Anc_8.305), which translates to MDEQEEAVIFGVCLVDFHHKRGPEIEYWCGLPEDTQSAVLWPNLPFQALPDGSHSFEETFTYFTLLYDEKRQMSPPNGATNLSDDSINDSTTLFAISCSRQIKSDELVTRDKDVTRSTVQKAIVVISRQPIFGQIKDKLSIVTNAFFLQHDFGDRKIIQSLYENLKSIYTPTSLGKNAENRLYVGLCLRKILHDFKKNVLVLLKAIMLERKIVVYGNDVEALCNLQFALISLIPDLMSNLQNSGSPQLFQDVSQIKVVDSFKSSNRESVLRFLGFPLPIFEKGGLFSPYTPLQQMNDIKSECTLFFMIGSSNTLLAEQKEELCHIFVNTDNSTVEILDKALNPALQLSGHDKKWIESISGIVSDTWNENDDETPKNSQFEGSEDFIRWQFEDYLTGLLSSVKLSDYLELHKENEQALKTIPEDMLNSNPLHLFNLHWVQSWKETQNFQIFNSRTDDRLFDLFPPKHIYNGADTLSLLQQRFLATFHNLKRSASNTSSNKNGHQSEEDAKDQESVKSKGSVSQTPIYSDKSIEKSGTNLWNSWKEYFNKSKNATNDDVTESTEDLKNRNKTGNAIQKAMMGLGLHYEPKGVTNAEKGEDDQEEEKNSDSSGSDGDTDNDENSQDTSDNHTDVTEANTEDEEAGEASSEDEGGSSGEDENVADKHTEDGHGYSEDDGAYDNEHDKQKREKIVKERNTSNYINGEAGVDEADMVNRAQNEEK; encoded by the coding sequence ATGgatgaacaagaagaagcagTCATTTTTGGTGTCTGCCTCGTAGATTTTCATCATAAAAGAGGTCCTGAAATAGAATATTGGTGTGGGCTACCCGAGGATACCCAAAGTGCGGTTCTATGGCCAAATTTACCCTTTCAAGCCCTTCCTGATGGCTCAcattcttttgaagagaCATTTACTTATTTCACACTGCTATATGATGAAAAGAGACAAATGAGTCCCCCAAATGGGGCCACTAACTTGAGCGATGATAGCATCAATGACAGTACGACTTTATTTGCCATATCCTGCTCGAGACAGATAAAGAGCGATGAATTGGTCACTAGAGATAAAGACGTAACCCGATCTACTGTGCAGAAAGCAATCGTAGTTATCTCGAGGCAACCAATTTTCGGCCAAATCAAGGACAAACTTAGTATAGTGACtaatgctttttttttgcaacaTGATTTTGGTGATAGGAAGATCATTCAGTCTTTATATGAGAACCTGAAGTCCATTTATACGCCCACATCGTTGGGCAAAAACGCTGAGAATCGTCTGTATGTCGGGTTGTGTTTGAGGAAAATACTGCACgacttcaaaaaaaatgttttggTCTTGCTGAAGGCGATCATgcttgaaagaaaaattgtaGTTTACGGTAATGATGTGGAAGCTTTGTGTAATCTACAGTTTGCTCTGATTAGCCTAATTCCGGACTTAATGTCAAATTTGCAAAATTCTGGAAGTCCTCAACTGTTCCAGGATGTTTCGCAAATAAAGGTGGTAGACTCGTTCAAATCAAGCAATCGAGAATCAGTGTTGAGGTTCTTAGGTTTCCCTTTGCCGATTTTCGAGAAAGGTGGTCTCTTCTCACCTTATACACCATTGCAACAGATGAATGACATTAAATCAGAATGtactttgttttttatgaTAGGAAGTTCCAACACGTTGCTCGCTGAACAAAAGGAGGAGTTGTGCCATATATTTGTCAATACAGACAATTCCACTGTCGAAATTCTGGACAAGGCTTTAAACCCCGCTCTTCAATTATCAGGTCATGATAAAAAGTGGATTGAATCTATATCTGGGATTGTATCAGACACGtggaatgaaaatgatgatgaaacgCCTAAAAACTCTCAGTTTGAAGGAAGTGAAGATTTCATTAGATGGCAATTCGAAGATTATCTAACAGGGTTACTTTCCAGTGTAAAACTAAGTGATTATTTGGAGCTACATAAAGAGAACGAGCAAGCTCTGAAGACTATACCCGAAGACATGCTGAATTCTAATCCCTTACATTTGTTTAATTTACATTGGGTTCAAAGTTGGAAAGAAacccaaaattttcaaatatttaaTTCAAGAACGGATGATAGACTATTCGACTTGTTTCCTCCAaagcatatatataatggTGCCGACACATTATCTTTATTACAGCAACGATTCTTAGCCACATTTcacaatttgaaaagaagtgCCAGCAATACCTCAAGTAATAAAAATGGACATCAGAGTGAAGAGGATGCTAAAGACCAGGAAAGTGTCAAATCAAAGGGGTCCGTTTCTCAAACTCCTATATATTCTGACAAAAGTATAGAAAAATCAGGAACTAATCTATGGAATTCATGGAAGGAATATTTCAACAAATCGAAGAATGCCACTAATGATGATGTTACAGAATCCACGGAAGATCtcaaaaatagaaataaaacagGAAATGCTATACAGAAAGCCATGATGGGTTTGGGATTACATTATGAGCCTAAAGGGGTAACTAACGCAGAGAAAGGGGAGGatgatcaagaagaagagaaaaatagTGATTCGAGTGGAAGTGACGGCGATactgataatgatgaaaatagcCAAGACACCAGTGACAATCATACTGATGTCACGGAGGCTAAtactgaagatgaagaggcCGGTGAAGCCAGTTCAGAGGATGAAGGGGGAAGTTCtggtgaagatgaaaacGTTGCAGATAAGCATACTGAAGATGGTCATGGATATTCTGAAGATGATGGAGCGTATGATAATGAACACGATAAACAAAAACGCGAGAAAATCGTTAAAGAGAGAAATACAAGCAATTACATTAATGGGGAAGCTGGTGTGGATGAGGCTGATATGGTGAATAGAGCAcagaatgaagaaaagtgA
- the CFT2 gene encoding cleavage polyadenylation factor subunit CFT2 (similar to Saccharomyces cerevisiae CFT2 (YLR115W); ancestral locus Anc_8.308) — MTYKFSCCDDGSGTTVGSVVQFDNVTLLIDPGWNPSKVSYEQCIKYWEKVIPEVDVIILSQPTTECLGAHSLLYYNFVSHFISRIQVYATLPVINLGRVSTIDSYASAGVIGPYDTNKLDLEDIDKSFDHIVPLKYSQLVDLRSRYDGLTLLAYNAGVCPGGSIWCISTYSEKLIYAKRWNHTRDNILNAASILDSAGKPLSTLMRPSAIITTLDKFGSSQPFKKRSKSFKDTLKRGLSSDGSVIIPVDMSGKFLDLFTQVHELLFESTKINAHTQVPVLIVSYARGRTLTYAKSMLEWLSPSLLKTWENRNNTSPFEIGSRIKIISPNELNKYAGTKICFVSEVEALINEVLTKVGNSEKTTLILTKPNFESASSLDKILELLKQKESNRKSSFKEGKPFICDNYISIDTIKEEPLKKEELEAFKVQLKEKKQNRNKRILLVQRESKKLANGGAIIDDTKADRSINGQDILADNINDESVTDNIIGEDEDEEEEENDNLLSLLKDNSEKSSMKKNIEVPVDIIIQPSATLKHKMFPFNPIKVKKDDYGSVVDFTMFIPDDVDNINQNSRKRPIKDDSRSANSVGEEEDKNEDEDGYNVGDPVSKKRKHRTSRTSRYSGFTAAEGSENFDNLDYLKIEKTLSKRTISTANIQLKCSVVVLNLQSLVDQRSASIIWPSLRSRKMVLSAPKQVQNEEVMAKLTNKNIEVVNMPLNKIVEFNTTIKALEISIDSELDNLLKWQRISDSYTVATVVGRLVKESLPQVNNHQRTASRNKLVLKPLKGSSRIHKTGALSIGDVRLVQLKKQLTDKNYIAEFKGEGTLVIDGKVAVRKINDAETIIDGTPSELFDTVKKLVTDMLAKI, encoded by the coding sequence ATGACGTACAAATTCAGCTGTTGCGATGATGGGTCCGGAACTACTGTTGGTTCAGTGGTGCAATTTGATAACGTGACTCTGTTAATCGATCCTGGCTGGAATCCATCTAAAGTATCGTATGAGCAATGTATCAAATACTGGGAAAAGGTGATACCCGAAGTCGAtgtaataatattatcGCAGCCGACGACTGAATGTTTAGGTGCTCACTCTCTGTTGTACTATAATTTTGTCTCTCACTTCATATCGAGAATACAGGTTTACGCTACTCTTCCTGTTATCAATCTGGGAAGGGTTTCCACCATAGATTCATATGCATCAGCGGGTGTCATAGGTCCATATGACACAAATAAACTTGATCTTGAGGATATCGATAAATCTTTTGACCATATAGTTCCTTTGAAATACTCGCAATTGGTAGATCTGCGATCAAGATACGATGGGCTGACTTTATTAGCATACAATGCTGGTGTGTGCCCAGGTGGTTCTATTTGGTGCATCAGCAcatattctgaaaaattgatctATGCCAAGAGATGGAACCACACCAGAGATAATATACTAAATGCTGCTTCCATATTGGATTCCGCCGGGAAACCTTTGTCAACTTTGATGAGACCTTCTGCAATAATTACTACCTTGGACAAGTTTGGTTCCTCTCAACCTTTCAAAAAACGGTCGAAAAGTTTTAAAGACACATTAAAGAGAGGTTTAAGTTCAGATGGGTCTGTTATAATACCGGTAGATATGAGTGGGAAGTTTCTGGACTTATTCACGCAGGTCCATGAGTTATTATTTGAAAGCACGAAGATTAATGCACATACACAGGTGCCTGTACTTATCGTGTCATATGCGAGAGGGAGAACTTTAACATATGCTAAATCCATGCTTGAATGGCTATCTCCATCGTTGCTTAAAACATGGgaaaatagaaataatACCTCACCGTTTGAAATTGGATCACGAATCAAAATAATATCACCGAATGAATTGAATAAATACGCTGGTACCAAGATTTGCTTCGTGTCAGAGGTGGAGGCCTTGATTAACGAAGTTTTGACTAAAGTGGGTAattctgaaaaaacaaCCTTGATATTGACTAAACCAAACTTTGAATCTGCATCATCTTTGGACAAAATATTAGAACTTTTAAAGCAAAAGGAAAGCAATCGGAAGTCTTCATTTAAGGAAGGTAAACCGTTCATTTGCGATAACTACATATCAATAGACACTATAAAGGAAGAacctttgaagaaagaagaattagaGGCGTTTAAAGTacaattaaaagaaaaaaagcaaaacaGAAATAAGAGAATTTTACTAGTGCAAAGGGAATCTAAAAAGCTGGCCAATGGCGGCGCAATCATAGATGATACCAAGGCGGATAGGTCGATAAACGGTCAAGACATATTAGCAGACAATATTAATGACGAATCAGTCACTGATAATATCATAGGagaagacgaagatgaagaagaggaagagaatGATAATTTACTAAGCTTACTTAAGGATAATTCCGAAAAATcatcgatgaagaaaaacatcgAAGTTCCTGTGGATATCATAATACAACCAAGTGCAACTTTAAAGCATAAAATGTTTCCGTTCAATCCAATCAAGGTTAAGAAGGATGATTACGGATCCGTTGTAGATTTCACGATGTTTATACCCGATGATGTAGACAATATTAATCAAAATAGCAGGAAGAGGCCAATCAAGGATGATAGCAGAAGCGCGAACTCTGTAggcgaagaagaagacaaaaaCGAGGACGAAGACGGTTATAATGTAGGGGATCCAGTAagcaaaaagagaaaacatCGCACTTCTCGTACTTCTCGTTATTCAGGATTTACTGCTGCAGAAGGGTCCGAAAACTTTGATAATTTAGACTATCTAAAGATAGAAAAAACTCTTTCTAAAAGAACGATTTCGACGGcaaatattcaattgaaATGTTCCGTAGTGGTCTTAAATTTGCAAAGTTTAGTTGATCAAAGATCTGCATCCATTATATGGCCGTCACTAAGATCCAGAAAAATGGTGCTTTCAGCACCTAAACAAGtacaaaatgaagaagtaATGGCTAAACTCACCAACAAAAATATCGAAGTGGTCAACATGCCATTGAATAAAATAGTAGAATTTAACACAACCATAAAGGCTCTCGAAATCTCCATAGATTCTGAGCTTGACAATCTTCTAAAGTGGCAGCGCATTAGTGATAGTTACACGGTGGCCACAGTTGTTGGCAGACTAGTTAAGGAGAGCCTTCCACAAGTTAACAATCACCAAAGAACGGCTTCTAGAAATAAACTAGTTTTGAAGCCATTAAAAGGTTCATCGAGAATTCATAAGACAGGCGCGTTATCTATTGGTGACGTTAGGTTAGTACAGCTGAAGAAACAGCTAACAGACAAAAACTACATAGCAGAATTTAAAGGTGAAGGTACACTGGTCATAGATGGAAAAGTTGCGGTACGTAAGATTAATGATGCAGAAACCATTATCGATGGTACGCCATCTGAACTTTTTGATACTGTTAAGAAGTTAGTTACAGATATGCTAGCAAAAATTTAG
- the HOG1 gene encoding mitogen-activated protein kinase HOG1 (similar to Saccharomyces cerevisiae HOG1 (YLR113W); ancestral locus Anc_8.302), translating into MTTNEEFIRTQIFGTVFEITNRYNDLNPVGMGAFGLVCSATDTLTAQPVAIKKIMKPFSTAVLAKRTYRELKLLKHLRHENLICLQDIFLSPLEDIYFVTELQGTDLHRLLQTRPLEKQFVQYFLYQILRGLKYVHSAGVIHRDLKPSNILINENCDLKICDFGLARIQDPQMTGYVSTRYYRAPEIMLTWQKYDVEVDIWSAGCIFAEMIEGKPLFPGKDHVHQFSIITDLLGSPPKDVINTICSENTLKFVTSLPHRDPISFSERFKTVEPDAVDLLEKMLVFDPKKRVTAADALAHPYLAPYHDPTDEPVADAKFDWHFNDADLPVDTWRVMMYSEILDFHKIGGSDGQIDISATFDDQVAAATAAAAQAQAQVQLHMSNHSHDDTGASDNNHLDITGGNKNADHVAASDTITDYGNQAIQYANEFQQ; encoded by the coding sequence ATGACAACGAACGAGGAATTCATTAGGACGCAAATATTCGGTACGGTTTTCGAAATCACAAATAGATACAATGACCTGAATCCCGTAGGGATGGGGGCGTTTGGTTTGGTTTGCTCAGCCACAGACACTTTGACGGCCCAACCAGTTGCCATTAAGAAAATTATGAAACCTTTTTCCACGGCTGTGCTGGCTAAGAGAACGTACCGTGAACTTAAGTTACTAAAACACCTAAGACACGAAAATTTGATTTGCCTACAGGACATATTTCTTTCGCCATTGGaagatatatattttgTCACGGAATTACAAGGCACAGACTTACATAGACTCTTACAGACAAGACCCTTGGAAAAGCAATTCGTCCAGTACTTCCTGTACCAGATCCTAAGAGGTTTGAAATACGTCCATTCCGCCGGCGTCATCCACAGAGATTTGAAACCAAGCAACATCCTAATCAATGAGAATTGCGATTTGAAGATTTGTGATTTTGGTCTGGCAAGAATCCAAGACCCTCAAATGACAGGCTATGTCTCCACTAGATACTATAGGGCCCCTGAGATCATGTTAACATGGCAAAAATATGATGTCGAGGTTGACATTTGGTCTGCCGGTTGCATCTTTGCTGAAATGATTGAAGGTAAACCGCTGTTTCCAGGAAAAGATCATGTTCACCAATTCTCTATCATCACCGACCTGCTGGGATCTCCACCAAAGGACGTGATAAATACCATTTGTTCTGAAAACACTTTAAAATTTGTTACTTCATTGCCACACAGAGATCCAATTTCGTTTTCTGAAAGATTCAAGACAGTCGAACCTGATGCTGTGGATCTTTTGGAGAAAATGTTAGTTTTCGACCCTAAGAAGAGAGTCACCGCGGCTGATGCCCTGGCTCATCCTTACTTGGCCCCCTACCATGACCCTACCGATGAGCCAGTAGCAGATGCTAAGTTTGATTGGCATTTCAATGATGCTGATTTACCTGTCGATACTTGGCGTGTTATGATGTACTCAGAAATTCTAGACTTTCACAAGATTGGTGGCAGTGATGGACAGATCGATATATCCGCCACATTCGACGACCAAGTCGCCGCAGCCACTGCCGCGGCCGCACAGGCTCAAGCGCAAGTTCAGTTACATATGTCTAACCACTCCCACGATGATACTGGTGCCAGCGATAACAATCACTTAGACATTACTGGTGGCAATAAGAATGCCGACCATGTCGCCGCAAGTGATACCATTACGGACTATGGCAATCAAGCTATTCAGTACGCTAATGAGTTCCAACAgtaa
- the CCW12 gene encoding Ccw12p (similar to Saccharomyces cerevisiae YDR134C (Scer_YGOB_YDR134C) and CCW12 (YLR110C); ancestral locus Anc_8.301): MQFSTVASIAAVAAIASAASNVTTATVSEESTTLVTITSCEDHVCSETVSPALVSTATVTVNDVITQYTTWCPLTTEAPKNGTTSTAAPVKPTEGPKNTTSAAPTHSVTSYTGAAAKALPAAGALLAGAAALLL; the protein is encoded by the coding sequence atgcaATTCTCTACTGTCGCTTCTATCGCCGCTGTTGCCGCCATTGCCTCTGCCGCTTCCAACGTTACCACTGCTACTGTCAGCGAAGAATCTACCACTTTGGTCACCATCACTTCTTGTGAAGACCACGTCTGTTCTGAAACTGTCTCTCCAGCTTTGGTTTCTACTGCTACCGTCACTGTCAATGACGTTATCACTCAATACACCACCTGGTGTCCATTGACTACTGAAGCCCCAAAGAACGGTACTACTTCTACTGCTGCTCCAGTTAAGCCAACTGAAGGTCCAAAGAACACTACCTCTGCTGCTCCAACCCACTCTGTCACCTCTTACACTGGTGCTGCCGCTAAGGCTTTGCCAGCTGCTGGTGCTTTGTTGGCTGGTGCCGCTGCTTTGTTGTTGTAA